Below is a window of Komagataella phaffii GS115 chromosome 1, complete sequence DNA.
CTCGCTAACCACTAACAACATCCAAACATCATCTCAATTCCACCAATAAACGCGCGCTCATTGACAACAGAAAATCAGTAATCTTCAGTAACCTCAGTAATAACTCCACCATAATGGCTACTTTAACTTCCGTGGTTAAGAGTTGTGATTACATCTTAAAGACTCCAATTTTGAGAAAGGTGTTCCTTCCAGCTGCTAAAGCTTTTGGATGGGCATCTGGACACAGAGAAGTTGGTTTGCGTGTTGATGACCTATTGATAGAAGAGACTCCAGTCATGCAAAAGGCCATTTCAAGACTTCCAAGTGAAGAGGTTTACGCCAGAAACTTCCGTATTTTAACTGCTCACCAGCTGACCCTTTCGGCCAGTCTTTTGCCAAAaaacaagtttttgaaagcGGAAGACGATATCCCTTACCTTACACCATACATTTTGGAAGCCGAAGCTGAAGCTGCTGAGAAGGCTGAGCTGGACAACATTCAATTGGTAAAAAACTGAACATATAAATATATATATAACTATACAAAGCTTTGTTGATGAATAGTTCAGTAGTCGTTTTCGTCGCCCAAAACGTCCCCATTGTTGGGGAATCCATTTTCCTGAAGAATAGTAGATGGACCATATTCTTTGATCAATCCTTGGATCTCGGTATCTTTGGCCAAAAATAATCCAATAAATGCCAAAGCGTTGGTCCAGACCTTATCAAATTTTGCATTGCGCCTTGGTATAATCATGATCCACTTAGTAGTCATTAGCAGGTTATAGCTCACATCGAACGGGTTTGTACTGTTCAAATACTTAAAACAATTCAGAACTTTACGGAAAAGAACCATATATGCCATTCCTAGCTGCTCTTCTGCCTCTTCTAATTCAAATGGAATTTTAGGTAGGGGAAGGACGTAATGTTGGTAGGGACAATTAGGGTCATTTAGACACTGTCTGGACGATCTTGTATCTTTGGGAAGGTAGAATTCTTCTCCACGTACCAAGTCATCAACAAAGATGTTTTGTAgttcttttggaaatggCATGAATTGAACGTGCTTATGATACTGAGAGTATCCCGATTCAGATCCTGAATTAAAGAAAGTGAAATAATTTTCATGACGACCGAGATTCTGTAAAGTGAAATACATGGTGGCCAACTCTTTCGGCGTCAATAAGGAATCTTGTTTCACAAACTCTCTAGTCACCAGTAGAAAATGATTTGAAGTGTTTGGATACTTGTTTAGGATGAGTCTATATTCATCTGCCAAGCACTCGACGACAGTTAATTCTGGCTCGGGAATCATGAAAGGGTCTGCTGCATGAACATCTTTTCTAGGTCTTGGGATATTTGTTTTAATTCCAGGCTCTTGCGGTCTATTAGATGGACGCTTCGACAGTCCAccaacaatttcaatcttgaatttcaagtttccaTCTTCCAGTATCTCAAATGAGTCAGACTCGTTGTAAATtaatttctcttctttaAATGCTTTGTCAAATACTTGCTGAACAATAGGAAACAAATCAACTTTGTTCAGTTCTGAAATAGACAACTGGTCCATCTTAATCAATATGCTTCTGTTGGGTGTGGATCTTCCTCCTTCCTTCAACCGC
It encodes the following:
- a CDS encoding Subunit 7 of the ubiquinol cytochrome-c reductase complex; protein product: MATLTSVVKSCDYILKTPILRKVFLPAAKAFGWASGHREVGLRVDDLLIEETPVMQKAISRLPSEEVYARNFRILTAHQLTLSASLLPKNKFLKAEDDIPYLTPYILEAEAEAAEKAELDNIQLVKN
- a CDS encoding Diadenosine 5',5''-P1,P4-tetraphosphate phosphorylase II (AP4A phosphorylase), whose translation is MDQLSISELNKVDLFPIVQQVFDKAFKEEKLIYNESDSFEILEDGNLKFKIEIVGGLSKRPSNRPQEPGIKTNIPRPRKDVHAADPFMIPEPELTVVECLADEYRLILNKYPNTSNHFLLVTREFVKQDSLLTPKELATMYFTLQNLGRHENYFTFFNSGSESGYSQYHKHVQFMPFPKELQNIFVDDLVRGEEFYLPKDTRSSRQCLNDPNCPYQHYVLPLPKIPFELEEAEEQLGMAYMVLFRKVLNCFKYLNSTNPFDVSYNLLMTTKWIMIIPRRNAKFDKVWTNALAFIGLFLAKDTEIQGLIKEYGPSTILQENGFPNNGDVLGDENDY